The sequence CCACGGCACCCGGCCAGCGGCCACTCCGCGAAGCACGATCGCCACGAAGTGCACCAGCACCGCGAGCCAGATCACGGACATGCCGATCCCAGCAGCACGCCGGCGCCGGTCCGGTTTGGCGCCGACGCCCAGGGCGGACACATCCACGGCGAACGCCACCATAGCCACCACGTAGCAGGCCATCGCGCCGTACACCAGCAAGGTGCTCACGGCGCCGAGTTCGGTGTTCACGGTCTCTCCTTCGTCTGCTCCGTGGCAGGTTCATCCTCGCTGAGCGGGGCAAGCACCCGATCGAGCTCACGCCGCAACCCGGGGTCGTCACCGCGGGCCAATGCTGCCGCCGTGACCACTGTAGCCCCGCCCGGGCCGGGGATGATTCGGGCCCAGATCCGCCGCCGCGGCAGGAACAACGAACCGGTGAGCCCGGCGATCGCGATCCCGGCGAACAGCCCCATCCACAGGATCGAGGGGTCGTAGCGCACATCGAGTGCGGCGAACCGCGGAATGTCGTTCAGGGTGATCGTGCCCAGGCCGTCCGGCAGATCGACGCTCTCCCCCGGCCGGAGCGTGATCCGGGCCGCCTCGGCCGGGTCCTCCGGATCGGGGACGGCGGTCAGCCCAGCGGTGTCCAGCGTGTACAGGTTCTGCGGGACGCCGTCGTCCAGGCCAAGGTTCCCGGTGTACAGGTTCAGCATCAGCACCGGGTCCATCAGCTCCGGATAGCTGGAGGTGATCGGGGTGCCGTCCGAGGCGACGGCCGCCGTGGGCAGCAGGCTGCCGCTGAAGCCGAGCTGCTCCAGCCCGTCAGCGGTGTCCGGCACCATGATCGCGCCGTTGGAGGTGTACCCGGCGTCGCCGCTAGGCAGGAAGATCACCGGCCCGGAGAAGGCCACCTCACCGGAGGCGTCGGTCACGGTCACGTCCGGGGCGTAGCCGTTGCCGGAAAGGTAGACCCGGGTGGAGTTCGTCTCCAGCGGATGGTTCAACCGGAGCAGATGATCCCTGCTGTTCCCGTCCGGGCTGAGCAGAGAGATGTCCGCGATGAAGTCCCGGGGCTGTGCGTCCTCGGTGAATACGGAGCTGAAGTCGTTCAGCCGGACCCGGAACGGTTCCATCGCCTCAGCGTCGTACCAGGCACCGGTGTCGAAGGAGTCGTAGTCCACCGGGGAGTTGACGAACGTGCGGCCCTCGATGATCACGATCTGCCCGCGGTAGTGCACCAGCTGCCCCCACGCGGTCACCACCAGCAGACCGACCAGGGCCAGGTGGAAGATCAGGTTGCCGGTCTCCCGCCCGGTGCCACGTTCGGCGGAGACGGTGTGGATCGTGCGCTCCCGGCCGGCCGCGGTGGTCACCGACTCGGTGCCCCATACCCGGCGGTAGCGCCGGCCCATCGTGCCGGCGAGCGCCTCCTGCACCTGGTCCGGTGTCAGCTCGGTGCGCAGCTCGGTGCGGACCGGGAACCGGGCGAACCGGCGCGGCACCCGGGTGGGGTTGGCGCGCAGGCTCTTCAGGTGGGAGACGGTGCGCGGGATGATGCAGCCGATCAGGGAGATGAACAGCAGCAGGTAGACCGCGGAGAACCACGGCGAGGAGAAGACGTCGAACAGGTGCAGATTGTCCAGCACCGGGGCCGTGTCGGGGTGGTCGCGGTAGTACTGCACCACCGCGTTCGGGTCCGAGGAGCGCTGCGGGAAGAATGCACCGGGCAGGGCCACTGCCGCCAGCAGCAGGAGCAGCATCAACGCCACCCGCATGCTGGTCAGCTGCCGCCAGGTCCAGCGCAGCCAGCCCTTGACGCCGAGTGCCGCTCCCCGAGGCGGCCGTCCCGAGCCAGTGGGCTTCTCCTCCACCAGGGTCTCGCCGCTGCCGCTCTTCAGCCCTTCGGGCCGGTAGCTTCCCATCAGCGCACCACCCTCACACCACCGTGGTGAAGCCGTCGATCAGGCCCTGCAGCCAGCCGGCCCACCGGGACCAGAGCCCGGTCACCAGCGCCAGGCCGAGCAGGATGAGCACTCCCCCGCCGGCGCGCATGATCACCAGCCGGTGCCGGCGCAGGAAGGCCACCATCCGGGTCGAGGACTTCAGCCCCATCGCCACCAGGATGAACGGCAGGCCGAGGCCGAGGCAGTAGAGCAGCACCAGTACCAGTGCCCGCACCGGGTCACCACCGCCCACCGCCAGGGACTGCACCGCGGCCAGGGTGGGGCCGATGCAGGGCGCCCAGCCGAGGCCGAACACGATCCCGAGCAGCGGTGCACCCCATACCCCGGCGCGTGGGGAGATGTGCAGCCGGCGTTCGCGTTGCAGGAACGGCATCGCGCCGAGGAACGCCAGGCCGAGCAGGATCACCAGTACGCCGAGTACCCGGGTGATCACGTCCTGCCAGCGGAACAGGGTGATCCCGATCGAGGTGAGCGCCATCGTGGCGAGGGTGAACACCAGGGTGAACCCGGCCACGAAGCCGAGCACACCGAGCACCAGGCGGGCCCGGGACCCACTGCCCTTACCGGCCGGGTCCGCCCCGACCATGCCACCGAGGTAGCCGAGATAGCCCGGTACCAGCGGCAGCACGCACGGTGAGGCGAAGGAGATGAAGCCGGCGAGCAGAGCCACCGGGGCAGCTGCGAGCAGTGATCCGGAGAAGACCACCTCGGCGAGGGAGGAGCCCCAGGCGGCCACGGGGGTCACACCTCCTCCGCCAGGGTGTCGTCGATCAGCGCACGCAGTGTGCCCGGTTGCACCTGACCGATGATCCGGCCCGACACCCGGCCCTCCTGGTCCAGCACTACAGTGGACGGCATGGCGCGCAGCGGCACCACGCCCTGCATCGCGGCGACGCCCTCGGCGTCGGTGTCGTTCAGGCTCGGGTAGGGCACCTCGAAGGAGCGTTCGAAGGCCAGGGCGGTGCCGGCGTCGTCGGTGTGGTTCACCCCGAGCAGGTGCACGTCCTGGTCGGCGTAGTCAGTGGCGACGGCGGCCAGGTCGGGCGCCTCCGCCCGGCAGGGTGGGCAGGCGGCGTACCAGAAGTTCACCACGACCACGTCCCCGCGCCAGTCGGCCAGGTCGATCTGCTCCTCGTCGTAGGTGGTGCCGGCCAGCTCGACCGGTGCACCGCGCTCCTCGGCCGGCCAGGTCTCGATGCTGCCGTCACCGGAGACGTACCCGGCCTCGACACCGTCGGCCGGGTCATCCTCAGCTGCGGCACAGCCGGTGAGCAGAGCGAGAGCGCACAGTGCCGCAGCGACCGTGCGCAGTGCGCCACCACCCGGGCGAACGTGCCGGCCCGTGCGACCGGCGCGCGCTTGAGTGCTCGCACCACTACCCGGGTGAACGCCTCTGGATCCGCCGGCCCGCGCGCGTGCCCTGAGCCGGACCGGACCACCCACCCGGGGAGGCGGGTCGGTCACGGAAGCACCGCCGTCGAGGGGTCTGGGAGGAGATCCCGGCAGGGTTCGGAGTAGTCCAGGGCGACCAGGGTGCCGTCCTCGAAGGTGAGGCTGGTCAGCGAGGCGAGCGTGCACCGGCGGCGGCGCGGGTCGTGGATCATCGACCGTCCCTCGAGGGTGCGCCGCACGACCCAGATCGGCAGCTGGTGGGAGACCAGCACGGCCTCGTGCCCGGCGGCGTGGCGCTTCGCCTCTCGGATCGCAGCGAACATCCGCTCCGCCTGCTCCAGGTACGGCTCACCCCAGGAGGGCCGGCCCGGGTTCACCAGCTTGGGCCAGTACCGCGGGTCGAGCAGCAGGCTGGGGTCCTTGCCCACGGAGGTGCCCTCGAAGTAGTTCACCGCTTCGATCAGCCGGCCGTCGGTGTCGATATCGAGGCCGAATGTCTCGGCAAGCGGGGTGGCGGTCTCCTGGGCGCGCTGCAGCGGTGAAGCGGCCAGGTAGACGAGGTCTGCCTCGCGTGCGTCAAAGGTACTGGCGATCCGCCCGGCCATGGTCCGCCCCCGTTCGGAGAGCCCGAAACCCGGCCGGCGCCCGTAGAGCACCCGTTCGGGGTTGAAGACCTCGCCGTGCCGGAGCAGATGAACAGTGGTACGCACCATGACCCCAGTCTCGCAAACCTTCCTGGGTGCTCCGCGCCACCGGCCCGCGGCTCAGCCGTCGCGCCGCAGCGGGCGCGGGTCAGGAAGTGGGCTCGGGTTCGTGCTCGTCGGCGTCCAGGGCGGCACCGATGGTCTCGAAGATCCCCCCGAGCCGGGTGAAGTCCTCCGGCTCGAGCACGTCCACCAGCCGCGCGCGAACCGACGCCACATGGTGCGGTGCGGCGGCCACCAGCCGCGCGTAGCCGTCATCGGTGAGCAGGCAGTCCACGCCGCGCCGATCGCCGACGCTGGACCGGCGCAGCACCAGGCCGGCCTGCTCCATCCGGCGCACCGTGTGGGTGAGCCTGGACCGGGACGCCACCACCTGCTCGGCGAGCTGAGACATCCGCAGGCTGCGGTCCTCGGCCTCGCTGAGCCGCACCAACACCTCGTACTCGCTCATCGAGAGGCGGGCGGTCTCTTCCAGGTCCCGTTCCAAGGCGTTCAGCAGGGCCCAGCTGCCGATCAGGAACGTGCGCCAGTGCTGTTGCTGCTCGCTGTCGAGCCAAAGTGCGTCCCGGCTCACACCCGATCTCCTTTCCCTACCTCTTGACATCAGCGTAGAGGATCGTCATAGTAATTACTACAACGTTCAACCATTCAATGCGCAACCACACGAGGAGCACACCACTATGAGCACCATCCCCGTCGGCACTTTCGCCATCGACGCCGCCCACAGCGAGGTCGGCTTCATCGTCCGGCACTCCGGTATCGCCAAGGTGCGCGGCCGGTTCACCGACTTCAACGGTTCGTTCACCGTCGCCGAGAACTTCGCCGACTCCAGCGCACAGGTCACCATCCAGGCCGCCTCGGTGCACACCGGCAACGAGCAGCGCGACGGCCACCTGCGCAGCGCCGACTTCTGGAACGCCGAGGCGACCCCGGAGTGGACCTTCGTCAGCACCTCGGTCTCCGGCAGCGGCGAGGAGTTCGTCCTGGGCGGTGACCTGACCATCAACGGCGTGACCAAGCCGGTCGCCCTGGACGTGGAGGTCAACGGCGCGATCGGCGCCGAGGGCGAGGAGCAGGTCGGCCTCAGCATCAGCACCGAGATCTCCCGCAAGGAGTTCGGCCTGACCTGGAACGTGGCCCTCGAGGGCGGCGGCCTGCTGGTCGGCGACAAGGTGAAGATCGTCATCGAGATCGAGGCTGCTCGCGAGACCGCGAACGTCTGACCACCAGCCCTCAGGCGCCAGCCGGTCAGCCCAGGGAGCGACCCCCGGGCGCCAGACGATCGTCTGAGTACTGGATGCACATCTGAGGACCGAAGTTTCGGTCCTCAGATGTCCAGAAGGTACTCAGACACCCGCGCAGCGCAATGAAACCGGCCCACTCGGAGATCATCCGGGTGGGCCGGTTTCGTCGTGCTCGGCGCAGTCAGTCCAGTGCGGCGCGCAGGCGGTCGGGCTCGATCTGGTGGTAGCCGACCTGCTCGCCGTCGACCAGCACCACCGGTACCAGCTCGCCGTAGCGCTGGGCGAGGTCGGGGTCCTCGTCCACGTTCACCTCGGCCCAGGTCTCGCCTCGGTGGTCGCAGACGGCGCGCACCACCCGCCGGGCGTTCTCACAGAGGTGGCAGCCGGGCCGGCCGAGGAGTTGTACACGTGCGCTCATAGGTTCTCCCTCTGCTCAGGTGCTGCCGAGGAGCCCACTCACCGCGCGACGGCGGTGCTCACCTGGGCGCTCAGCCGTCACCGGGGCTGGTCCGAGCCCACCCGGGCGCCGGCGGCAGCCAGCCACGTGCCGGCACAGCCGGGCAACTGGAGGGCGCGGCCGGGCCGGGCGGGTAGCTGTGGCAGCGGGACGCCGCCGGGTGCTACTTCTTGTTACGACGCTGGTGACGGGTCTTGCGAAGCATCTTGCGGTGCTTCTTCTTGGCCATACGCTTGCGGCGCTTCTTGATGACTGAACCCACGGGACCTCGCTACGAATCTACGGATGGCGCGAACGGCTCGCACCACAGTGGAACAAGGGGATATCTTACCGGCTCGGATCCGCCCCTCACGCCTCGCGTGAACGACCCCTGCGCTAGCCGGCCCGCGCGGCGGGCCGCCCGGCACCCGAGTACCGCTCAACGCCCGACGGCGGACTGCCCTTCGCCGAAGTCGAGCCCGTCGGAGAGCATCTTCTCCACAGCCGCCTGTGGCACCCGGTAGGACTTCCCCACCCGGATCGCCGGCAGCTCGCCGGAGTGCACCATCCGATACACGGTCATCCGGGACACCCGAGCCATCTCCGCCACCTCGGCGACAGTCAGGAACCGTGGCGCGGCGGCGGCGTCTGCCATGGCCTTGGTTCCTCTCCGGGCTCGCGGTGGGATGACATGTCGGGAGCCGATGCCGGTCCCCAACCAATCATCCTAGAGGGTTTTCGTGCGGAATTGGAACTCCCCCGACGATCAGTCGGCCGTCATCGGCTCCAGACCGTGGTGCGGAAAGGCCGCCCGCCGGGTGGCCATGATCGCCCGATCGACGGGGTCTGCGGGGTCGTAACCGTCCAGCCACGGGCGGAACGAGACATCCCCGACCTCACCCATCGTGGTCGGCACTTCCGCTCCGGTCAGCTTCCCAGCGAGCTGCTGCCACGAGGCTGGGATCTCCGTGTCGGACGGGAAGTGGCGGCCGAGGCTGATCGCCACCAGATGGGACCACACGCGAGGCACCGTCCAGACCAGGTCGTAGCCGCCCCCTCCGGTCGCCAACCACCGGCCGCCGGCGTGATCTGCGGCCCAGCCGGAGATCAGTTCCGCGGCGGCCCGTTGAGCGTCGACGGAGACCTCCAACGCGGTCAGTGGGTCCCGGGCGTGGGTGTCGCACCCGTGCTGGCTGACCAGCACCTGCGGAGCGAACTCCCGTGCCACCGGCCCGGCGACGGCCTCGATCCCGCGGAGCCAGCCACGGTCGGACGTGCCCGGCGGCAGAGACAGGTTGATCGCGCTGCCGCGCGCGTCCGCTCCGCCGATATCCTGGGCGAACCCGGTGCCCGGGAACAGCGTCTGCCCGCTCTGGTGCACGGAGAGCGTCACCACCCGGGGCTCGTTCCAGAAGATCCGTTCCACGCCGTCGCCGTGGTGGGCGTCCACGTCGATGTAGAGCACCCGCTCGCAGCCGTTGGCCAGCAGCCAGGCGATCGACGCGGCGACGTCGTTGTATACGCAGAAACCGGCGGCCCGGGAGGCCATCGCGTGGTGCATACCGCCGGCCAGGCTGACCGCATGCGCCGGGCGCTCGCCCCAGACAGCACGCGCGCCGGCCACAGTGGCGCCGACGATCCGGGCCGAGGCCTCGTGCATCTGCGGAAAGATGGGATCGTCGTCGGTGCCCAGACCCCTGGCCCGGTCCGGTGTGCCGGCGCTGGCTGCCCGCACCGCTCGCACATAGGCGGCCTCGTGCACGGTGGTGAGCGTGGCATCGTCGGCCACCTCGGCCGGGACCAGGTGCAGGTCCGAGTCCTCCAGCAGCCCGAGCGCTGCCAACAGTTCGAAGGTCAGCTTCAACCGCACCGGGGCCATCGGGTGGCTGGCGCCGAAGTCGTAGCCGAGCAGGCTCTCGCTCCAGGGCAGGGTCACGGACATGCAGGTCACCGTATCGGTGTTGCCCACGGCATGGCGCCGGAGCGCGTGGCACAGTATGCAACGACCATCGATGCGTAGAAGCGGAGAGTCGTGGACACCGAGCGTGTGGAGCATGTGCCGGAGGAGGGCACCTCTGCGTTCGTTCGCATCCGTGAAGGCATCGATGCGATCGCACACCGCTCGCCCGCCCGGCTGACGATCGGTGTCTTCGCCCTGGTGATCGCGGTGATCACCGGCCTGCTCTCGCTGCCGATCGCCACAGCGAGCGGGCAGCGTGCCCCGTTCGCCGATGCCTTGTTCACCGCCACCACCTCGGTGTGCGTGACCGGGCTGGTCACCGTGCCGACGGCCACCTACTGGTCCAGCTTCGGGCATGCCGTGATCGCGGTCGGCATCCAGATCGGTGGCCTGGGCGTGATGACCTTGGCGTCCATCCTCGGCCTGGCGGTGTCCCGCCGGATCGGGCTGACCCAGCGGCTGCTTGCTGCTGCGGAGACCAAGACCACCAGGCTCGGCGAGGTCGGGTCGCTGATCCGTGCGGTGCTGGTCACCACTGCGGTCATCGAGGGGGTGCTGATGCTGGTGCTGCTTCCGAAGTTCCTGATGATCGGCTACCCGATCGGCCGGGCACTGTGGCACAGCCTGTTCCAGTCGATCTCGATCTTCAACAACGCCGGGATCATCATCGAGGAGACGCTGGCGCCGTACACCGGTGACTGGTGGATGTGTCTGCCGATCATCATCGGTGGGTTCATCGGTGCGCTCGGCTTCCCGGCGATCCTGGCGATCACGCAGAACTGGCGGCGCCCGCGGCGCTGGTCGCTGCACGCGAAGCTGACCGTGGTCACCAGCGCCCTGCTGTTCGCCGTCGGTGCGGTAGCGATCGCCGCCCTGGAGTGGGGCAACCCGGACACGCTCGGACCGCTGTCGCTGAACGAGAAGATCCTGAGCAGCCTGCTCGCGGGGATGACGCCCCGCTCCTCCGGGTTCTCCACCGTGGAGGTGGCCTCGATGAGCGAGGGCACCTGGCTCGTGCAGGAGGCGCTGATGTTCGTCGGCGGCGGTAGTGCGTCCACGGCCGGCGGGATCAAGGTGACCACCTTCGCCGTCATGCTGTTGGCGATCGTCGCCGAGGCGCGCGGTGACCGGGACATCGAGGTGTTCGGCCGGCGGCTGGACCCGGGCGTGGTGCGGGTAGCGATCGCCGTGGCGTTCGTGGGCGCCACGATGGTCGGCGCGGCCTCGCTCGCGCTGCTCGTGCTCACCGACCTGCACCTGAACCAGGTGCTGTTCGAGGTGATCTCCGCATTCGCCACCTGTGGCCTGACCACCGGGATCACACCGACGCTGCCGGACTCGGCGAAGTATGTCCTGGTGGCGCTGATGTTCGCCGGCCGGACTGGCACGATGACCCTGGCTGCGGCGCTGGCCCTGCGGGACCGCCGGCGCGTGATCCGTTTCCCCGAGGAGAGGCCGTCCATTGGCTAGGAAATCCGACCGTCAAGCGGCTACCGAGATCGACTACGGGCACGACGCCAGCGTGCTGGTGATCGGGTTGGGCCGGTTCGGCGCCTCGCTGGCTGCCACCCTGGACGGGCTCGGTCGGGACGTGCTCGCCGTGGAGCGCGACCCCGAGCTGATCCGTGCCTGGAGCGGACGAATGCCGCTCGTCGAAGCGGACGCCTCCAACCCGGATGCGCTGGAACAGCTGGGCGCACGAGACTTCCCGATCGCCGTCGTCGGCGTGGGCACCTCGCTGGAAGCGAGCGTGCTGATCACCGGAAACCTGGTGGACATCGGCACCCCGCTGATCTGGGCGAAGGCGATCTCTGCCGAGCACGGCCGCATCCTGCAGCGGATCGGCGCGCACCACGTGGTATATCCCGAGCATGACGCCGGCGCGCGGGTCGCGCACCTGGTCTCCGGGCGGATGCTGGACTTCATCGAGCTGGAGGACGAGTTCACCATCGTGAAGATGCGCCCGCCGAAGGAGACGCACGGGTTCACGGTCGGCGAGGCGGACATCAAACGCAAGTACGGCGTGACGGTGATCGGCGTGAAGGAGCCGGGCAAGCCGTTCGAATATGCCACCGCGGACACCCGCATCGATGCCGGAGACGCGCTGATCCTGTCCGGTGACACCGTCCTGCTGGAGAAGTTCGCCGCCCGGCCCTAGTGGGTTCGCGTTCCCGGAGGGGGCCGCAGGAGCAGGTTCAGCCGCGGGTCGGTGCGCTGCTTCGGCCGGCGGGAGAGCTGCTCAGCTCGATGTCCAGCGACTCCTGTGCGTACCGCATGTTCTCGCTGTACTCGGGCTGCTCCAGGCGCTGCCAGATCGCCTCCTCCGGCACTGTCTCCACCTGTTCGGTAACCCACCAGATGTTGCCCAGTGGGTCTTTGACGCGCCCTCCGCGCTGACCGAACGCATTGTCTCCGAGTTCGGTGACCACGCTCGCACCCTGCGCGACCGCTCGAGCGACGGCCGCCTCGGCATCGGGCACCCATACCCGCAGCAGGCTCGGCATCTGCGGCCATTCCGGGCGCCGGTCGAAGGCGAGCACCACGGTGGTGCCGACCCGAATCTCTCCGTGACCGATCGATCCGTCGGCTGTCTGCACGCGGGCGAGCTCCTCGCCGTCGAAGACGGAGGCGATGAAATCGAGCAGCGCCCCGGTGTCGTCGGTGACGACCCAGGGGGCCACGGTGGTGTAGCCCGCCGGGGTGGCGGAATCGGTCCGGGCCATGATGACTCCCTTGGTTGGTAGTCCTCAGGCTAGAGAGGATTGGTGCCAGTTACTGACCGCAATCCGCGAGGCCCCGACCGACGTGGAGCACTACTCCTCGAGCGACCTGCCGAGCTCGACCGAACGAGCCCGGGCCGCCTCCACCGCGGCGACCACCCCGGCGCGCACCCCGTGCTGGTCCAGGGCACGTACCCCGGCCACAGTGGTGCCCGCCGGTGAGCTGACCTGCTCCCGCAGCAC is a genomic window of Ruania zhangjianzhongii containing:
- the resB gene encoding cytochrome c biogenesis protein ResB; protein product: MGSYRPEGLKSGSGETLVEEKPTGSGRPPRGAALGVKGWLRWTWRQLTSMRVALMLLLLLAAVALPGAFFPQRSSDPNAVVQYYRDHPDTAPVLDNLHLFDVFSSPWFSAVYLLLFISLIGCIIPRTVSHLKSLRANPTRVPRRFARFPVRTELRTELTPDQVQEALAGTMGRRYRRVWGTESVTTAAGRERTIHTVSAERGTGRETGNLIFHLALVGLLVVTAWGQLVHYRGQIVIIEGRTFVNSPVDYDSFDTGAWYDAEAMEPFRVRLNDFSSVFTEDAQPRDFIADISLLSPDGNSRDHLLRLNHPLETNSTRVYLSGNGYAPDVTVTDASGEVAFSGPVIFLPSGDAGYTSNGAIMVPDTADGLEQLGFSGSLLPTAAVASDGTPITSSYPELMDPVLMLNLYTGNLGLDDGVPQNLYTLDTAGLTAVPDPEDPAEAARITLRPGESVDLPDGLGTITLNDIPRFAALDVRYDPSILWMGLFAGIAIAGLTGSLFLPRRRIWARIIPGPGGATVVTAAALARGDDPGLRRELDRVLAPLSEDEPATEQTKERP
- a CDS encoding cytochrome c biogenesis CcdA family protein, translating into MTPVAAWGSSLAEVVFSGSLLAAAPVALLAGFISFASPCVLPLVPGYLGYLGGMVGADPAGKGSGSRARLVLGVLGFVAGFTLVFTLATMALTSIGITLFRWQDVITRVLGVLVILLGLAFLGAMPFLQRERRLHISPRAGVWGAPLLGIVFGLGWAPCIGPTLAAVQSLAVGGGDPVRALVLVLLYCLGLGLPFILVAMGLKSSTRMVAFLRRHRLVIMRAGGGVLILLGLALVTGLWSRWAGWLQGLIDGFTTVV
- a CDS encoding TlpA family protein disulfide reductase, giving the protein MTDPPPRVGGPVRLRARARAGGSRGVHPGSGASTQARAGRTGRHVRPGGGALRTVAAALCALALLTGCAAAEDDPADGVEAGYVSGDGSIETWPAEERGAPVELAGTTYDEEQIDLADWRGDVVVVNFWYAACPPCRAEAPDLAAVATDYADQDVHLLGVNHTDDAGTALAFERSFEVPYPSLNDTDAEGVAAMQGVVPLRAMPSTVVLDQEGRVSGRIIGQVQPGTLRALIDDTLAEEV
- a CDS encoding histidine phosphatase family protein, coding for MVRTTVHLLRHGEVFNPERVLYGRRPGFGLSERGRTMAGRIASTFDAREADLVYLAASPLQRAQETATPLAETFGLDIDTDGRLIEAVNYFEGTSVGKDPSLLLDPRYWPKLVNPGRPSWGEPYLEQAERMFAAIREAKRHAAGHEAVLVSHQLPIWVVRRTLEGRSMIHDPRRRRCTLASLTSLTFEDGTLVALDYSEPCRDLLPDPSTAVLP
- a CDS encoding MarR family winged helix-turn-helix transcriptional regulator; the protein is MSRDALWLDSEQQQHWRTFLIGSWALLNALERDLEETARLSMSEYEVLVRLSEAEDRSLRMSQLAEQVVASRSRLTHTVRRMEQAGLVLRRSSVGDRRGVDCLLTDDGYARLVAAAPHHVASVRARLVDVLEPEDFTRLGGIFETIGAALDADEHEPEPTS
- a CDS encoding YceI family protein, encoding MSTIPVGTFAIDAAHSEVGFIVRHSGIAKVRGRFTDFNGSFTVAENFADSSAQVTIQAASVHTGNEQRDGHLRSADFWNAEATPEWTFVSTSVSGSGEEFVLGGDLTINGVTKPVALDVEVNGAIGAEGEEQVGLSISTEISRKEFGLTWNVALEGGGLLVGDKVKIVIEIEAARETANV
- a CDS encoding glutaredoxin family protein, which codes for MSARVQLLGRPGCHLCENARRVVRAVCDHRGETWAEVNVDEDPDLAQRYGELVPVVLVDGEQVGYHQIEPDRLRAALD
- a CDS encoding 30S ribosomal protein bS22 — translated: MGSVIKKRRKRMAKKKHRKMLRKTRHQRRNKK
- a CDS encoding helix-turn-helix domain-containing protein yields the protein MADAAAAPRFLTVAEVAEMARVSRMTVYRMVHSGELPAIRVGKSYRVPQAAVEKMLSDGLDFGEGQSAVGR
- a CDS encoding acetoin utilization protein AcuC, with protein sequence MSVTLPWSESLLGYDFGASHPMAPVRLKLTFELLAALGLLEDSDLHLVPAEVADDATLTTVHEAAYVRAVRAASAGTPDRARGLGTDDDPIFPQMHEASARIVGATVAGARAVWGERPAHAVSLAGGMHHAMASRAAGFCVYNDVAASIAWLLANGCERVLYIDVDAHHGDGVERIFWNEPRVVTLSVHQSGQTLFPGTGFAQDIGGADARGSAINLSLPPGTSDRGWLRGIEAVAGPVAREFAPQVLVSQHGCDTHARDPLTALEVSVDAQRAAAELISGWAADHAGGRWLATGGGGYDLVWTVPRVWSHLVAISLGRHFPSDTEIPASWQQLAGKLTGAEVPTTMGEVGDVSFRPWLDGYDPADPVDRAIMATRRAAFPHHGLEPMTAD
- a CDS encoding TrkH family potassium uptake protein → MDTERVEHVPEEGTSAFVRIREGIDAIAHRSPARLTIGVFALVIAVITGLLSLPIATASGQRAPFADALFTATTSVCVTGLVTVPTATYWSSFGHAVIAVGIQIGGLGVMTLASILGLAVSRRIGLTQRLLAAAETKTTRLGEVGSLIRAVLVTTAVIEGVLMLVLLPKFLMIGYPIGRALWHSLFQSISIFNNAGIIIEETLAPYTGDWWMCLPIIIGGFIGALGFPAILAITQNWRRPRRWSLHAKLTVVTSALLFAVGAVAIAALEWGNPDTLGPLSLNEKILSSLLAGMTPRSSGFSTVEVASMSEGTWLVQEALMFVGGGSASTAGGIKVTTFAVMLLAIVAEARGDRDIEVFGRRLDPGVVRVAIAVAFVGATMVGAASLALLVLTDLHLNQVLFEVISAFATCGLTTGITPTLPDSAKYVLVALMFAGRTGTMTLAAALALRDRRRVIRFPEERPSIG
- a CDS encoding potassium channel family protein; the protein is MARKSDRQAATEIDYGHDASVLVIGLGRFGASLAATLDGLGRDVLAVERDPELIRAWSGRMPLVEADASNPDALEQLGARDFPIAVVGVGTSLEASVLITGNLVDIGTPLIWAKAISAEHGRILQRIGAHHVVYPEHDAGARVAHLVSGRMLDFIELEDEFTIVKMRPPKETHGFTVGEADIKRKYGVTVIGVKEPGKPFEYATADTRIDAGDALILSGDTVLLEKFAARP
- a CDS encoding VOC family protein — encoded protein: MARTDSATPAGYTTVAPWVVTDDTGALLDFIASVFDGEELARVQTADGSIGHGEIRVGTTVVLAFDRRPEWPQMPSLLRVWVPDAEAAVARAVAQGASVVTELGDNAFGQRGGRVKDPLGNIWWVTEQVETVPEEAIWQRLEQPEYSENMRYAQESLDIELSSSPAGRSSAPTRG